The Nomascus leucogenys isolate Asia chromosome 16, Asia_NLE_v1, whole genome shotgun sequence genome includes a region encoding these proteins:
- the LOC105740057 gene encoding uncharacterized protein LOC105740057 has product MLLPDKRHGGQARAGAEHTGRPRRRLPRRSGGAGEGGLGVRLGSARLPSWLPVRRRWAAESPTRRPGRAHRSILAWGLRRHRDSGPEEGRAVTRGAPNSGRLRGSPGPAARLGSDLTH; this is encoded by the coding sequence ATGCTTCTTCCGGATAAACGCCATGGAGGGCAGGCGCGGGCGGGCGCAGAGCACACAGGCAGGCCCCGCCGCCGCCTGCCGAGGAGGTCCGGAGGAGCGGGGGAGGGCGGGCTTGGTGTCCGGCTGGGGAGCGCGCGGCTGCCGTCCTGGCTTCCAGTGCGGCGCCGCTGGGCGGCCGAGAGCCCGACGCGGCGTCCCGGCCGCGCTCACCGCAGCATCCTCGCGTGGGGACTCCGGCGGCACCGTGACTCAGGCCCGGAGGAGGGGCGTGCGGTGACACGAGGCGCCCCAAACTCAGGCCGCCTCAGAGGATCGCCAGGACCAGCGGCCAGACTAGGATCCGACCTCACACACTAA